The genomic region ATTCACAGCCTGCTCTTGTGCAGCCTCACATAACATCATTCATATGGCCAGGCTACGTATATTCTCTTGCCTGATTGCCATGGCTTTGTAACAGCTTCATACCAGcagcctgggaaagagaaggctctggggataCCTAAGAGCACCTGCCAGTACTTTAAGAGTctacaggagagctggagagagacttgggacaagggcatggagcTGATAGGTGTGTTGGTTTCAGCTGAGGTAGAGTTGATTTTCTTGACAGTGGCAGAcgtggggctgtgttttggagttGTGCTGAACCCAGAGTTGATAACACAGAGATgattttgttattgctgagcagagctttcacagcactttctgctttttgtactgccCACTGGCAAGGAGGATGGGGGTACTTGGGAgcttgggaggagacacagccacgAGAGGTGGCCCCAACTgaccagagggatattccagaccatgtgacatcatgctGACTATATAAagtgaggagaaggaggaggaaggaggggacatTTGGAGTAATGCTTTTTGTCTTCCCAGGTAACTGTTAAGTGGGATGGCACCCTGCTCTCCtagagatggctgaacacctttCTACCCGTGGGAAATGGTGAAAGAATCCCTTGTtgtgctttgcttgtgtgcacggcttttgctttccctgttaaactgtctttatcttcACCcctgagttttccagctttaacCCTTCCAATACTCTCCCTGATCCCGGTGGTCGGAGAGTGAGCGAGCGGCTGCGTGGGGcgtggctgctggctggggttaaaccacaacattGGGACAAGGTGAAACGGCTTGAAATGGAAGGAgtgtaggtttagattggatatgaggaagaTATTtgttactgtgagggtggtgaagctccagcacagggtgcccacagaagctgtggctgcccctggatccctggaagtgtccaaggccaggctggacagagcttggagcaatgtgggatagtggaaggtgtccctgcctgtggcaatACATGGAACTAGCTGGTcattaaggtcctttccaacccaaaatgTTCTGTGATTGGATGATCATTCATTCACTCAAAACTAAACTGGACTCATTTTCTTCCACTTCCAAAAGTCCGGGAATGATAGAATGCTGACTTGGTTGTTACAACCAGAAATATCCAGAAGAAGTGTCTTAGACCAAAGTTTGTTTAAACAAGCTGGTTGAGACCTGCAGTTTCTTTTGTCTCTGTTAACCTGGGACTGATGTCTTAAACAATGTGGGCTTTAGCCAGAATAAGGGAGAAGGCCTGTAAGAAGCAGATCTGGCAGAGGTGGGAgaaatttctcctttctgaTGAGGCCCAGCTGACactgatttaccaaaatatgaatatcgaactaatatcgatatccaacgGAGACGGACAAAAGCTCTCtgacagtttagagttagaaagtgcatgttttatttggcgcCAGGCACTGCATGGGACAGCTCCCGAAGATGCAGGGCCCTGACATGAGGCAAACACAAAagtttttatttacaaaaattatgaatatccaaaatacaaatgcatattcataacattaacacctcccattctccacttcgtatggaaatgagcttacatgtcattaagcatgcgtagtgtgtgtcctgaatggagttggtggtcttgaattgggtcagtggtcctaaaaaaagatgaagtaactcatcttcctcattttgacctttttgcctttctgagaTTTAACAaccctaattactttagtgacctctaagtttcttcTTGCATGACATTTGAACGGGTTCCAACGaaggaggaaattggtaattgttccctacaccaacttatcagtGTTTGTCTTCCTCATTCTAAgaacagctaagcaaacatgcaaatgacagatcatcagttatttggtaatcagttactaacatcctaaaacccatttcaggtccagctctcctaactCTCTTAATTAACTCTCACTGAGCCCAAGTTCTTTCCTATTccaactaatctcaacacagctagcctataactaaaatctttatgtttcttctaagtCTATGTTTCAACACAACAAAGCAGGGCCCAGCAGTGGTCACATAATCAGAAGGGGCCATAAACCATCAAAGACCCCCAAAGTGTCCCCCAGCTCCACAGTGCTGCATGACACAGTGTAAAACCCATCCCAGGGGAAAAGTGAGGCAATCCCACATGAGCCTGAACACACAGAACCCGTTGAACTCTTTGTTGCGCAGGCCGCCACCCCCAAAGGATCAAGAGTGAGGAGATGAAAATTGCGAGTCTCATTGCTGGAGCCATGGGGGTATCTTGTATGAGCTGTTGGCACCCCAGCCTCTTTGTTCATGCCCATTCATAGGAGAAGTAAGTGGAGTCTGATGCTGACACTTGTATGGGTGTTATGGCATCCCCTGACAGCACCTGGACACCCAACCTCCTGCAAGGATGCTCTGGGCACTGTGAcattactgctgctgctggtggaaaTTGCAGTGGGAATCAGCTTGGGGTTTATATATAACGTGACCCTGCAATTCAGCACTGgggaaaataaactttattgTGAACTACTCAGGAACTGAATCACCTGTCCTATGTTGATCTTTTGATTGTGACATTGAATTCATTGAATACATTGAATATATTGAATACATTTCCCCAAAGCATTTTTCCATAAATCTTCAGATAAGCTtcagaagcagagcagagaatCAAGGTATCCAAGGAGTGCATCATAGCAATTTACTTTGGCTGCTCAAAGCATCCTGTATATCTGATGCCTGATCCTGCCTATCTGAtacctcagctgctgctctcaaGGTGCAGTttcaaagcaagcaaaaaaaaccatGTCCCACAATCACATAAGCACTGAGTAGTTGGGTTTTGGAAGGACCTCTCAAGATCTTCTATTCCAGACCCCTGGTCAAGCAGGATCGGCTAGAGCAGGTTGTCCAGGATCATAAATTGTCAGAGTTTGAGTATCTGCAGACATGGAGATCTCCAGACAAGGTCTCTGGGCAACTTGAGATGCCCTGGTCCCACAGCCTTCCTAAGGAGGTGAGGGACAAGTCAGCTGCACACTCTTAGGGACAGCTAAGGAGGAGAGGACTTGTCCCTAAGAGCTCTCTCCTGAGATgggcagcaaagcaaagcagctggaggctctgcCCACGTCTTTGTGCCTTTGATCAGAGGAGAAGGTGCCCGccaggcagcaggcagccaaCCAGAGGTGGCTGGGTACATTAACCCTCCCATCAGTGATGTGGGGgttcccaggcacagcccccATGATGACATAGGTGGTTGTACAGCCCTTGCTGGTTTTGGCCATCGTTTTAAACTTGTAGACGTTCTGGGGGCCAAAGATGAGACTGCTATCCTGGGGCACGGTCTTGGTGAGGGTGAAAGTAGCCAACTTGTTGTTAAAACTGTTTTGATGGCCACTGGGGCTCAAATGGCCACGGTCCAAACCAATCAGGTTGTCGTAGTCCTGGAGGACAGGCTGGCTCTCTTTGATTTGCTCTGAGCTGAACTTGCATTGTTCTAGAGGATCGTCTCTGTTTCCATCTCCTTGAAATTATTATTCCCTATCAGCTTGacagggaaagaggaagaggtGTTAGAATGGGGAATGGGAGTAATGCAGCAGATTACCCCAGAGCAGAAGCCTCTGATGGTCAAGATCCCATTTTTTGTGACCTCAGTGTATGAAAATGAATGAATCTGAGAGAAATCATAGACATGCCCCTCCTGCATgaacacaaaagctttaaagagaaagaagctCAGAATCTGACTGCTCTCATTTTGACTTGTGACCTTTGGGATCCagcctgcagcctgtgctgggagaaTGGGTGGGTGCATGAGACAAGGAGCACTTTCCACTCCTAGGTTTGAAAGGTGACGTTGGTGAGAcaccttccctggcacatctgcttccctttcctcctgtcTCCACAGCCCAAATCTGCCCAGGGCTCTCCCTGGAGTCCCtcaggccattctgtgattctgtgatgctttGTGTTGTTGCTACAAGTGTTCCCCACTCCTGGAACACCAGAGGTTGCCTCCTCTAACCACATACACAGGGAAAGGTGTTGGGAAATCAGTTCTGGAGCTGAGGTTTCCTTGGGAGGGCTACAGTTCATTCAGGGATGAAGATTTTTGCTCagtaagtaaaagaaaaataaagtgaataaaaagaaaaaatgtgaatgGAATCTGCAGCTGTGGTGCTAAGAATGTGTCTCAGAGCTGATCTGGGCCAGGGAGCATCTTCTGCAGCATCACTGAAAAGAAGTTACAAATGATCAGCCTCTGAGAGGAGCCTGCAATCCCAAAAGAGTCCTGGGCACGCTAACTACTCCAAAAAGGCCTCTGGAGAAAGTGACTGCAATCAAAGCTTTTTCTGGTGTCCTGTGTCCAGGCTCTAGGAGGACAAGGCCCATGCTGGATGGGGCTTGCAGCATGCTGGTCTAGTGGCAGCTGGCCTGGCCCATGCAGGGGAGTTGGAGActgagatgatctttagggttccttccaacacaaaccactctatgattctatgattctacaaaaAGACAGAAGTTTTACCCCTTGCTAAATGTGGAGGCTGCCACATGTGGTGGTGCAAGACGAGGTTATTTGCTCGAGTTGCTACATGTAATAAGCTtcaatgattatttttttcataagttCAAGATCTTTTTGTTCCTCTTTAGGGAAACATATTCAGCCTTCCTCTGGAACTGGGCATATGGCTTCCTTCTCTGGCTCACTCCACTAGGACTTCAGAAACCCCACCGTACACAGTACCAAGTATCCGGCACTGTGATACTCTGGCAATGCCTGAATCAGGAAGTGCAGGTGCCACATAGAGCGAGCACACTGCAGAGTCTGGATTTCTTTTAGGGTTACTGTTGACATTTGGACCAAGGCACCACACACAGCCATCCAGCAGGTGCCAGATTCAATCACTCAGAACATCAAAACCCCAAAGCTTTTCATTGTGATCTTTAACTTCAAAGACAGCTGACACCAGCTTCCCACCCAGGAGCCATGAATCAGCCTTATCAGCTTGACAGGTGACAGTTGCTCCATTTATTGCAATGGTTTTAACTCTTTTCCATCTGGGTCATAAACCGAACTTCACGGCATCTCGCCGCTGCTGTGATACTGAATTTGTGCTCCCTTATCTATTAGAAATTTTATTAATTGTTGACAATGACTAGTAGATTTGGGGGAAGTTGAAGGAGATAAAGAATCATCTTGACCTGGTTCTCCGTCATCAGAATCACCCCATACGTTTTCATCCCATGTATCTCTGCTGTATCTTTCCCGGGACTCTGACATCTCAGTCATCATACACGGCACCATTTTAGTAGAAATTTGCTGTCCTCGAAAATCATCTCTGGTTTTACTTTCAATTACTGGTCTTAATGTTACTTGCTCATCACCAGATGACAATGCAAATGTTATACTCTCAATTTTTCCAAAACTGGGGAGCACTCAAGCACTGACATTTCCTGGGGAGTCTTGGCTTGCAGCTGCTTGAATGCCATCCATCTGTTAACAGCCAATGGATAACCTCCTAGCCCTCCCTGTCCAGAATTTATCATGGATAAAGCAATGATATCCTTGGGGGGTATGGGCCCCCTCAACCATGGCATCCTATACATGATGCCAAAAATGTGTCATCCCACCTGTagcaggatgctctgcctgGAATGGGGTAAAACAACTTGAGCAATGGCCTATTTGCCAAGCTCCCAGTGGTGAATGGAGAAGGGGCCAtcatgctgcttttgctgttgaATAATGCTGGAACCAGCCAGACTCATCAATCCCAAAGTTAAACATCCTGAGGGTGAGATAAGGATACAGTAGACCTGGAAAAGTAGCCAATAAAGGAACAAACAAGTTATACTACTAATAGCTTATCTAAAGCTGCTGAGCTGACACAGATGGTCTGGAGACATCTGACTGACAGTCCATCACTTTATACTGAAAAAGCCCAGTCCCACTTTTTAGTGGCAGGGTCTTCTAACAAACACCTTCctggagtgtgtgtgtgaagatTCCTCCTTGGAGTGGAGATGACTCTCCAGGTCACTTCTTGAGGCTGAGCCAAAGAGATTTGACCATGGTCATTGGTATGGGTGAGTAACATCAATCTCTACTTAATTGTTTTTGCAAGTTTTAATATAACTGCTTTAATGTATTCACTTCAATACTGCTTCATAGTGCACAGTATTACACTGGTAGTTACAGCTTCCATACTGTGAactaaataattctgattaagatATTTTTGCCTAATCATTATCATCATAAgtcatatatatttatgtaaatatatCTGCTTTGCAATCCTCAAACCTGTGGGACAAGTTGTATAAAGTTTCAATTACATCTATATAATCCTTTAGACCTAAACCATTGACAAAGTCCAGGGCTAAGATCAGATTCAGCTGAACCCAGACACCTCTCTGAGAAGGATTTTACCAGGCAAGAGGGTCCTTTCTGCACCTCATGACTCAGTGGGAAGGTTTCTCTATTAACCTTTGCCTGAAGCTCCCATTCTGCCCACAAAACCACCTTTAAGGGAAAGGGACCCCCCAGGATCCCTAAATGTTCATGGTTGAAAGGAACGACAAAAGTCAGAATATCCGTAAAATTTCACAAAGTTTTATTAGTAAATTAGACACTTGGCAGGGAAATTGGTATGTTAGTCCCTGAACTACTCTCTAAGTACATGGCAGCGGGTACCCTTTTATGGATAAATTTCCCTGCCCTCAAGACAGGTTTCTCACTTCATATCATATGAAGTCTGTTCTGTCAGACCTTTCTGGAAATGAGTCAGAGACCTTTGGAAGTCTTGGGTTGTCTTGTTCCCCCCCTACAGTCCATTaccccctctactctgctctgctgggacccCACTtgcagtgctgcctccagctctgggacccACAACAGAAGAAGGACACAAAGCTGTTGGAGtggagtccagaggaggccacaaagatgctctGAAAGCTGGAGCACATCTGCTCTGGAGAGAGGGTGAGAGAGCTGAGGGTGAGAgaacctggagaaaagaaggctcttGGGAGAACTTGGATCCCCTTCCAGTGTCTAAAGGGTTTTAAAAGAGAaggggactttggacaaggacATGGAATGACAGGACAACAGGGAacggctttaaactgaaagcagGTGGGGTTAGATTAGATtctaagaagaaattcttccctgtgagggtggtgaggccctggcacaggttgcccagagaagctgtggctgcccctggatccctgaaagtgtccaaggccaggctggacagggcttggagcaacctgggatagtggaaggtgtccctgcccatggcatgggagTTGAGACTACATGGATGGTCTTTGaaattccttccaacccaaaccattctatgattctatgacataTGGGAAAAGCTCCTGAGCCTTTTCCACCCAGGATGGGAAGCTTACTCCCGGGGACAGTCACTATCAAACAGGGAAACCTGTCCCCTCCCATAGAGTTCGGTCAACATGTCCTCCAGCTCCCCCAGTGTGAGGAGCTCGACCTGGTTCTTGTCGTTTTCAGCAATGACTGCCCAAGCCTTTATGTAGTTGTTGTCCACCACGCAGCAGGCAGCTGACCAGAGGTGGCTGGGTTTATTAACCCTCCCCCTGGCGATGTAGTTGTTCCCAGGCACAGCACCCACAATGGCGTAGGTGGTTGTACAGCCCTGGGTCCTCCTGATCATCGTTTGCTGCTCGTAGTTGTTCCAGGCGCCGCCGTTGAGTTCCGCATCCTGGGGCACTATGTTGGTGAGGGTGAAGGTAGCCATCCTGCTGCTGTAGTCATCATGGTGGCCATTGGGGTTCAAATGGCCCCGGTTCAAACCTGTCAGGTTCTTGTAGTCATGAAGGATAGCCTGGCTCTGGCTGATTTTCTCTAAGCTGACATTGTATTGATTTAAGAGTGTCCACTCTTTTTCCATAGTTTTGGGATAAGTTGGGCCAATCAGCTTGacaggaaaagaagaggaaaaggggttAGTATTGGAGATGGGAATAATGGAACAGAtttccctggagcagaggtCTCTGAGTGTCAAGATCCTGGTTTTTGTCTGGTCCTGATGTGGTACAATACCAGACTAGTTGCTCAAGTTCCTATgagaaacaaatgcaaatatttttttatttcagaaatttatttcacatttacTGCATTATATTTAGCCTTCCTTTGAAACAGTGCATATGGGTTTCTTCTGTGGTTCATTTTCACCTAAATCAACCCTGCCACTCTGTCCTTAGCAATGACAggaatttcctctttttgtgtCTGTTATTTCCTTGGCCTGTTTTCCTAAAGGTCTGAAGTTTGTCTGAAAGATGTTTGGGAGAGCTCTGTAGTTTGTGAAGTTCTGTCTGTCTGCTGGATCCTTCTGGACCAAGTGCCTCCACACAAGCTTGAGCCAAAGGGGCTTAGGGACAACTTCCTGTGGATGGAGATCACGCCCTTCTGACTGGACTGACACTGATGCTCCTCACTTTTCACTGCCTGAAACATCACTCCAGAGATCCCCCCAGTGTTAACCTGACCCTCTCATCTccagtgttggggtccctcccctgccgtgtagccctgggagaggggccctgagggcacagacacggggtttccctgcccctgctcagcctcgttcccattggttggtttgtgttccctgcgcgggcagaaggacccttggtcccgtgactggaacagttcctgggcagagctctggccatgcggctggagaaataaacatctctgaaacatctaccaagaatctgtctgtccatatatatttcctttccacgggactcctggtttggtatatgtatgttgcaggatccccactgcaacactcaGTGCCTGTGCCTGCCGAGGCTTTGTCCCTGGGCCATCTCACCCCATTCTGAGtttctcctccctcttctcACACCACTCACAAAGCCTGTTTGACTCTGCACTGGGAGCAGAtcagctctgccagggatgCCAAACAGACCAGGGCAAAGTGGGGAtcagagcccagcaggactcttGGTCCCTCAAGTTTAGGCTCTCTTGGAAGCCTTTTCCCCATCACTTGGTCACCCACCacagcagggcactgggaggggaatCATTTGACTTTGGAATGCAATGCaatttgatttgatttgctCTTCCTGTCAGGTCAAGTCAGAAAACTGGGCACCTTTGGGATATGACTCATCCCATCCTCCTTCTGATGTCTCAGATGCATCAGAGGAACCATGTGGTGCAGGTGTTTGAAGTTAAATGAGGAGAATCCCATCCAGTGTGTCCATTTGCATGTGTGTGGGTGtgggaggaaatggaaatggttATTTTAATACTGCTTTTAATGACTAGAGGGTGATGTGCTGTAAGAGACACTCACCTGGGGCTCAACCAGCCATGTTTTAGGTCTCTTGCCAGGTCCAGGCTGGTAGATGTAGGCAGAGTACACAGGAATACGCATCTTCCTGTCGTACAGAGTGGCAAAGTAATACTGGTTCTTGAAGCGCTGGCAGATCCAGGCTGGGTTCTGTGGCTCCAGGCCTTCATTTGGGGGGGTCTCCCGGAAAAAAAACTGAGGACATGAAGTTTCAAAGGAGTTCACCACCTCGCTGTGTCCCAGCCAGAGGCAGCTTGCcaacacctgcagcagcagcagccacagcattgCGGGAGGATTTCAAGTGAAGGGCTCTTGCTCCCCTGGAAGGCAAATGCAGAGCAGGGGACTATGAGAGACCAAGGAGGGGGTAAGTTTGTCCTCCTGGATATGGAAAAATCATCAGCGCTATAGGGTTGTGTAGGGAGATGACTGGGGAGAAAAGGATAATGGTACAGAAGTTACAGGGGAAAA from Corvus hawaiiensis isolate bCorHaw1 chromosome 4, bCorHaw1.pri.cur, whole genome shotgun sequence harbors:
- the LOC125325014 gene encoding endonuclease domain-containing 1 protein-like, whose product is MLWLLLLQVLASCLWLGHSEVVNSFETSCPQFFFRETPPNEGLEPQNPAWICQRFKNQYYFATLYDRKMRIPVYSAYIYQPGPGKRPKTWLVEPQLIGPTYPKTMEKEWTLLNQYNVSLEKISQSQAILHDYKNLTGLNRGHLNPNGHHDDYSSRMATFTLTNIVPQDAELNGGAWNNYEQQTMIRRTQGCTTTYAIVGAVPGNNYIARGRVNKPSHLWSAACCVVDNNYIKAWAVIAENDKNQVELLTLGELEDMLTELYGRGQVSLFDSDCPRE